Proteins encoded together in one Vitis vinifera cultivar Pinot Noir 40024 chromosome 4, ASM3070453v1 window:
- the LOC132253612 gene encoding uncharacterized protein LOC132253612, translating into MPPRRANSSQNSQANDDVPPVEGLPPVSAEGIYRYLGTLAGLVERQARAVGTNVQVQSSSSRGSFFDDFKKLGPPYFSGATDPTKAKTWILKMEKFFGVIDCSEEASYAGFMLDKEVDHWWRMTRRLLEDQGPITWRQFREAFYKKYFPDSVRRQKVGEFIRLEHGDMTVAQYEAKFTELSRFSP; encoded by the coding sequence ATGCCACCAAGAAGAGCAAATTCTTCACAAAACAGTCAGGCTAATGATGATGTACCTCCAGTTGAGGGTTTGCCTCCCGTGAGTGCAGAAGGGATCTATAGGTATCTTGGGACACTAGCTGGTTTAGTTGAACGCCAAGCTCGAGCTGTTGGGACTAATGTTCAGGTACAGTCTTCATCTTCTAGGGGTAGCTTTTTTGATGACTTCAAGAAATTGGGTCCTCCTTActtttctggtgctacagatcccaCAAAGGCAAAGACTTGGATCcttaagatggagaaattctttgGTGTCATAGATTGCTCTGAGGAAGCCTCTTATGCAGgttttatgttagataaagaggTAGATCATTGGTGGCGTATGACTAGGAGACTTTTGGAGGATCAGGGACCCATAACATGGAGACAATTTAGGGAGGCTTTCTACAAGAAGTATTTCCCTGACAGTGTTAGGCGGCAGAAGGTGGGAGAGTTTATTCGTTTGGAACATGGGGATATGACTGTGGCTCAGTATGAGGCCAAATTTACAGAGTTATCACGTTTTTCCCCATAG